One genomic window of Kaistia geumhonensis includes the following:
- the cobS gene encoding cobaltochelatase subunit CobS, giving the protein MTETTSDRASLPDIKVSVKELFGFESELVVPAFSAPNEHVPDADPDYLFDRATTLAILAGFARNRRVMVTGYHGTGKSTHIEQVAARLNWPCIRVNLDSHISRIDLIGKDAIVIKEGKQVTEFRDGILPWAYQHNVALVFDEYDAGRPDVMFVIQRVLESSGRLTLLDQNRVIRPHPAFRLFATANTVGLGDTSGLYHGTQQINQAQMDRWSIVTTLNYLPHDNEVGIVLSKAKHFADPKGRALVGRMVRLADMTRSAFMNGDLSTVMSPRTVITWAENAEIFGDIGFAFRVTFLNKCDELERTLVAEFYQRAFGEELAESAANVVLS; this is encoded by the coding sequence ATGACTGAGACCACGAGCGACCGCGCCTCCCTTCCCGATATCAAGGTGTCGGTCAAGGAGCTGTTCGGCTTCGAGAGCGAGCTTGTCGTTCCCGCCTTCTCGGCGCCGAACGAGCATGTGCCGGATGCCGATCCCGACTATCTGTTCGACCGCGCCACCACGCTGGCGATCCTCGCCGGCTTCGCGCGCAACCGCCGCGTGATGGTGACCGGCTATCACGGCACGGGCAAATCGACGCATATCGAGCAGGTCGCCGCGCGCCTCAACTGGCCGTGCATCCGCGTCAATCTCGACAGCCATATCAGCCGCATCGACCTGATTGGCAAGGACGCGATCGTCATCAAGGAAGGCAAGCAGGTCACGGAATTCCGCGACGGCATCCTGCCCTGGGCCTATCAGCACAACGTCGCGCTCGTGTTCGACGAGTATGACGCGGGCCGCCCGGACGTCATGTTCGTGATCCAGCGCGTGCTGGAAAGCTCGGGTCGCCTGACGCTGCTCGACCAGAACCGGGTCATCCGCCCGCATCCGGCCTTCCGCCTGTTCGCCACCGCCAACACGGTCGGCCTCGGCGACACGTCGGGCCTCTATCACGGCACGCAGCAGATCAACCAGGCCCAGATGGACCGCTGGTCGATCGTCACGACGCTCAACTACCTGCCGCATGACAACGAGGTCGGGATCGTCCTGTCCAAGGCGAAGCATTTCGCCGATCCGAAGGGGCGGGCGCTGGTCGGGCGCATGGTGCGCCTCGCCGACATGACCCGCTCGGCCTTCATGAACGGCGATCTCTCGACCGTCATGAGCCCGCGCACGGTCATCACCTGGGCCGAGAATGCCGAGATCTTCGGCGATATCGGCTTCGCCTTCCGCGTGACCTTCCTCAACAAGTGCGACGAGCTCGAGCGCACGCTGGTGGCCGAGTTCTACCAGCGCGCCTTCGGCGAGGAGCTGGCGGAATCGGCGGCGAACGTCGTCCTTTCGTAA
- a CDS encoding J domain-containing protein — MKLDSKIFDRIRIKPPGDAMPRESAFRCGWEGCDAAGTHKAPKGRGREGQYHHFCIDHVRLYNKSYNYFSGMGDDDIAAYQKDSITGHRPTWTMGVNSAGEQRENVRRASTRDWTGGLRDPFDMFERGFKPDPAAEAAPKRRLKTLEKKSFDTLDLEGSETAEAIKARYKSLVKLYHPDANGGDRSSEDRLREIIQAYNFLKAAGFC; from the coding sequence ATGAAGCTCGATTCAAAAATCTTCGATCGCATCCGCATCAAGCCGCCCGGCGATGCGATGCCGCGCGAGTCGGCCTTCCGCTGCGGCTGGGAGGGCTGCGATGCCGCGGGTACGCACAAGGCCCCGAAGGGTCGCGGCCGCGAGGGGCAGTATCACCATTTCTGCATCGACCACGTCCGCCTCTACAACAAGTCCTACAACTACTTTTCCGGCATGGGCGACGACGACATCGCCGCCTATCAGAAGGATTCCATCACCGGCCACCGGCCGACCTGGACCATGGGCGTCAATTCGGCCGGCGAGCAGCGCGAGAATGTGCGCCGCGCCTCGACGCGCGACTGGACCGGGGGGCTGCGCGATCCGTTCGACATGTTCGAGCGCGGCTTCAAGCCGGATCCGGCCGCCGAGGCCGCGCCGAAGCGGCGGCTGAAGACGCTGGAGAAGAAATCCTTCGATACGCTCGACCTCGAGGGGTCGGAAACGGCCGAGGCGATCAAGGCCCGCTACAAGAGCCTCGTGAAGCTCTACCACCCGGATGCGAATGGCGGCGACCGCTCCTCGGAGGACCGCCTTCGAGAAATCATCCAGGCTTACAACTTCCTCAAGGCCGCCGGCTTCTGCTAG